A genomic segment from Aegilops tauschii subsp. strangulata cultivar AL8/78 chromosome 1, Aet v6.0, whole genome shotgun sequence encodes:
- the LOC141035192 gene encoding uncharacterized protein produces the protein MGMEEKAMRLRALRDALTGCSPRLKSKVAKAKMLDGVLNPLTAAAAIPSAPESKLSELSTVKARSFLHTRLGSFVAKDADGSRGGIVTAWDPSVLSLSSSSSSRYTLTASLSSTRCALSFRITNVYAPSDHALTADFVEDLRSVSLGITGPWLVLGDFNLIRFPHKKNNNRFDASRAAVFNSLVNSLALHELALPDRLFTWTSKWDPPTLAHLNRVFFDSSWDVAFPDSCLSSRPRPTSDHVPLVVEAATRIPSSSRFFFENAWLHDPQFLPSPLPSWSSTGAGRCAVGCLAARKKRFRAAAKVWKRLHKFIPTFDNNCKFVIDLLDFWEECRPLSFDERQLRKDARAALAASIRRQSAYWKQRGKCRAVCEGDENTGFFHASASHRRRANTVRVLDVDGAMVMDHAGKAAALLTFYSELLGWARPSVWRFDLEALYRDAPRVDAAALVAPFSSSEIKEAANLLDRTSAPGPDSLGPAFYQAAWSAVAGDLQRLFDAVHDGTANLDAINRAYIALLPKGGGVPTPGAFRPVSLQNGDVKILCRGLTSRLQKQIGGIIDVDQSGFLAGRSISKNFVYAAEVVQCCHKRGAPALVFKLDFAKAFDSVDWGALRRILMARGFPDRWCAWMDLIFESSRSAVLLNGVPGRWFTVRRGLRQGDPCSPYLFLIVADVLQQFIRQDGGLFHPLVDGEPPWCCNMPMIRLSSFARTPAPLPASAVDKYLAGWRARLLSPAGRLVLINAVLDALPTYAMAAMMLPLAVIKELDSLRRAFLWNAVERASGAQCLVAWERVCRTKAEGGLGVRDLATQNRCLLLKMLHRLHTASSSSRWALWVWAELDDRSLLSSTASRSAGEHSKALARLLPLYRGITRVTVRDGRRTSFWLDSWLPCGPLAVALPVLHSHTTVKEATVWHVRARGLDSVLVPRLTSAGAVERATLLALIGDNATGPGDDERRPMLCSGARGSLVTAAVYALERFGGVQASFAAFLWGCAAPSRVRFFGWLLVQRRVNARDVLLRKTIVTTEGAACLVCSCKLETADHMVFECPFARSFWRAVGVDVVDKGYQVGALQDLDVWGVVGDTACATFALLCCWQLWKHRNAVVFRGAGALPRPSSRML, from the exons ATGGGCATGGAAGAGAAGGCCATGCGGCTTAGGGCTCTTCGTGATGCTCTGACCGGCTGCTCGCCGCGCCTCAAGTCTAAGGTGGCGAAGGCGAAGATGCTTGACGGGGTGCTCAACCCATTGACCGCGGCGGCTGCGATCCCGTCTGCCCCG GAGAGCAAACTATCTGAGTTATCCACCGTTAAGGCTCGCTCGTTCTTGCATACCCGCCTCGGTTCGTTCGTGGCCAAAGATGCGGATGGTAGCAGAGGTGGGATCGTCACCGCTTGGGACCCCAGCGTCCTGAGTctgtcctcgtcctcgtcctcccgTTACACGCTTACTGCCTCCCTTTCTTCCACGCGGTGCGCTCTCTCCTTCAGGATCACTAACGTTTACGCCCCCTCTGATCATGCCTTGACGGCGGACTTTGTTGAGGACCTCCGGTCGGTCTCGTTGGGCATCACCGGCCCCTGGCTGGTGCTAGGGGACTTTAATCTCATCCGCTTCCCTCACAAGAAGAATAACAACCGTTTTGATGCTTCTCGTGCGGCTGTATTCAACTCCCTCGTTAACTCTCTTGCTCTGCACGAGCTCGCCCTGCCGGATCGGCTTTTTACATGGACGAGCAAGTGGGACCCCCCCACTCTGGCACATTTGAATCGCGTTTTCTTTGATTCCTCATGGGACGTCGCCTTCCCGGACTCGTGTCTGTCGTCTCGTCCTCGTCCTACCTCGGATCATGTGCCCCTGGTAGTGGAGGCGGCGACGAGAATTCCTTCCTCCTCGCGCTTTTTCTTTGAGAACGCTTGGCTCCACGACCCACAATTTCTCccctctcccctcccctcctgGTCGAGCACGGGGGCCGGTCGGTGCGCAGTGGGCTGCCTGGCAGCCCGCAAGAAAAGGTTTCGGGCTGCGGCCAAGGTTTGGAAAAGGCTCCACAAATTCATTCCTACTTTTGATAATAATTGCAAATTCGTGATTGACCTGCTTGACTTCTGGGAGGAGTGCCGTCCCCTGTCCTTTGATGAAAGACAGCTCAGGAAGGATGCGCGCGCGGCTTTGGCGGCCTCGATCAGGCGGCAGAGCGCGTACTGGAAGCAGCGCGGGAAATGCCGTGCTGTCTGTGAGGGGGACGAGAACACCGGCTTCTTCCATGCGAGCGcctcccaccgccgccgcgccaACACGGTCCGTGTCCTCGACGTCGACGGCGCGATGGTGATGGACCATGCGGGGAAGGCGGCGGCCCTGCTCACTTTCTACTCAGAGCTGTTGGGCTGGGCTCGCCCCTCCGTGTGGCGCTTCGACCTTGAGGCTCTCTACCGCGACGCGCCGAGGGTGGATGCGGCGGCCCTGGTCGCGCCGTTCTCATCCAGCGAGATCAAGGAGGCGGCGAACCTCCTCGACCGGACTAGCGCGCCCGGACCGGACAGCCTTGGCCCCGCGTTCTACCAGGCCGCTTGGAGTGCGGTCGCGGGCGACTTGCAGCGGCTTTTCGACGCGGTCCATGATGGCACCGCGAACCTCGACGCCATCAACCGCGCGTACATTGCCCTGCTGCCCAAAGGTGGGGGCGTGCCGACGCCGGGCGCTTTCCGCCCAGTCTCCCTTCAGAATGGGGACGTAAAAATCCTCTGCCGTGGCCTCACCTCGAGGTTGCAGAAGCAGATCGGGGGCATCATCGACGTCGACCAGTCTGGGTTCTTGGCGGGAAGGAGCATCTCCAAGAACTTCGTGTATGCCGCCGAGGTGGTCCAGTGCTGCCACAAACGGGGGGCGCCTGCCCTCGTGTTCAAGCTGGACTTCGCCAAGGCGTTCGACTCGGTCGACTGGGGGGCGCTACGCCGGATCCTCATGGCGCGCGGCTTTCCCGACCGGTGGTGCGCCTGGATGGACCTGATCTTCGAGTCCTCGCGGTCGGCGGTGCTGCTGAACGGCGTGCCCGGGCGGTGGTTCACGGTGCGCCGGGGGCTGCGGCAAGGTGACCCATGCTCGCCCTATCTCTTCCTCATCGTCGCCGATGTGCTGCAGCAGTTTATCAGGCAAGATGGGGGGCTGTTCCACCCTCTCGTTGATGGCGAGCCCCCCTGGTGCTGCAATATGCCGATGATACGCTTGTCATCCTTCGCGCGGACACCGGCGCCGCTGCCCGCCTCCGCC GTTGACAAGTACCTGGCGGGATGGAGAGCTCGTCTTCTCTCCCCGGCCGGGCGTTTGGTCCTGATCAACGCTGTTCTCGACGCCCTCCCCACTTACGCCATGGCGGCGATGATGCTCCCGCTGGCGGTGATCAAGGAGCTCGACTCGCTCCGTCGGGCCTTCCTCTGGAATGCGGTCGAACGCGCCTCTGGAGCACAATGCCTGGTGGCTTGGGAGCGCGTTTGCAGGACCAAGGCGGAGGGTGGGCTGGGCGTCCGAGACCTCGCCACGCAGAATCGCTGCCTACTGCTCAAGATGCTACACCGGCTCCACACAGCCTCCTCGTCCTCGAGATGGGCCCTATGGGTGTGGGCGGAGCTCGACGACCGCTCCCTTCTCTCGTCAACGGCAAGCAGGAGCGCGGGGGAGCACAGCAAGGCGCTGGCGCGGCTGCTCCCGCTGTACCGCGGGATCACCAGGGTGACGGTGCGCGATGGAAGGCGGACGTCCTTCTGGCTCGACTCCTGGCTCCCGTGTGGGCCTCTCGCGGTGGCTCTTCCGGTGCTGCACTCACACACGACGGTGAAGGAGGCCACGGTGTGGCATGTGCGTGCGCGCGGCCTGGACAGTGTGCTGGTGCCCAGGCTTACCTCTGCCGGCGCCGTGGAGCGGGCTACCCTTCTGGCCCTGATCGGCGATAATGCTACGGGCCCCGGTGACGACGAGCGCAGACCGATGTTGTGCTCGGGCGCGCGTGGGAGCCTCGTAACGGCAGCCGTCTACGCCCTGGAGAGATTCGGCGGCGTGCAGGCGTCGTTCGCAGCGTTCCTCTGGGGGTGCGCTGCTCCCTCCCGCGTTCGCTTCTTCGGGTGGCTCCTGGTCCAACGACGGGTCAACGCAAGAGACGTCCTGTTGCGGAAGACCATCGTCACGACGGAGGGGGCTGCTTGTCTTGTCTGTTCGTGCAAACTGGAGACGGCGGATCACATGGTGTTTGAGTGCCCTTTCGCCCGATCATTCTGGCGGGCTGTGGGGGTCGACGTGGTCGACAAAGGCTATCAGGTGGGCGCGCTCCAGGATCTTGACGTCTGGGGGGTGGTCGGAGATACTGCTTGCGCTACCTTCGCTCTTCTGTGCTGCTGGCAGCTATGGAAGCACAGGAATGCCGTGGTCTTCCGTGGGGCGGGTGCCCTCCCTCGCCCGTCTTCTCGCATGCTGTAG